One genomic window of Salvelinus alpinus chromosome 17, SLU_Salpinus.1, whole genome shotgun sequence includes the following:
- the LOC139541879 gene encoding uncharacterized protein, which produces MWSSSQLPCPLARPQLGQPAPSSLPRPQLGQPAPSSLARPQLGQPAPPLAPGPSLANLPPPLAPGPSLANLPPPLAPGPSLTNLPQLGQPAPPLSPGPSLANLPPLLSPGPSLANLPPLLSPGLSLANLPPLLSPGQPAPLLSPGPSLANLPPLLSPGPSLANLPLSSPQAPAWPTCPSSLPRPQLGPPTPSSLPRPQLGQPAPPLSPGPSLANLPPPLSPGPSLANLPPLLSPGPSLANLPPLLSPGPSLANLPPLLSPGPSLANLPLFSPQAPAWPTYPLLSPQAPAWPTCPSSLPRPQLGQPAPPLSPGPSLANLPPLLSPGPSLANLPPLLSPGQPAPLLSPGPSLANLFPSSLPRPQLGQPAPPLSPGPSLANLPLLSPQAPAWPTCPSSLPRLQLGQPAPLLSRTHTRHGVHGPQASNPPPIFAHYT; this is translated from the exons ATGTGGTCCTCTTCCCAGCTGCCCTGTCCTCTCGCCAGGCCCCAGCTTGGCCAACctgccccctcttctctccccaggCCCCAGCTTGGCCAacctgccccctcctctctcgcCAGGCCCCAGCTTGGCCAACCTGCCCCTCCTCTCGCCCCAGGCCCCAGCTTGGCCAACCTGCCCCCTCCTCTCGCCCCAGGCCCCAGCTTGGCCAACCTGCCCCCTCCTCTCGCCCCAGGCCCCAGCTTGACCAacct gcccCAGCTTGGCCaacctgcccctcctctctcgccAGGCCCCAGCTTGGCCAACctgccccctcttctctccccaggCCCCAGCTTGGCCAACctgccccctcttctctccccaggCCTCAGCTTGGCCAACctgccccctcttctctccccaggCCAACctgcccctcttctctccccaggCCCCAGCTTGGCCAACctgccccctcttctctccccaggCCCCAGCTTGGCCAacctgcccctctcctctccccaggccCCAGCTTGGCCAACctgcccctcttctctccccaggccccagcttggcccacctaccccctcctctctccccaggcccCAGCTTGGCCaacctgcccctcctctctcgccAGGCCCCAGCTTGGCCAacctgccccctcctctctccccaggcccCAGCTTGGCCAACctgccccctcttctctccccaggCCCCAGCTTGGCCAACctgccccctcttctctccccaggCCCCAGCTTGGCCAACctgccccctcttctctccccaggCCCCAGCTTGGCCAACctgcccctcttctctccccaggccccagcttggcccacctaccccctcctctctccccaggcccCAGCTTGGCCaacctgcccctcctctctccccaggcccCAGCTTGGCCaacctgcccctcctctctcgccAGGCCCCAGCTTGGCCAACctgccccctcttctctccccaggCCCCAGCTTGGCCAACctgccccctcttctctccccaggCCAACctgcccctcttctctccccaggCCCCAGCTTGGCCAAcctgttcccctcctctctccccaggcccCAGCTTGGCCaacctgcccctcctctctccccaggcccCAGCTTGGCCaacctgcccctcctctctccccaggcccCAGCTTGGCCaacctgcccctcctctctccccaggctcCAGCTTGGCCAACCTGCCCCTCTTCTCTCCAGGACACACACCCGCCATGGGGTTCATGGTCCCCAAGCCTCTAATCCTCCGCCTATTTTTGCTCACTATACCTGA